One segment of Desulfosudis oleivorans Hxd3 DNA contains the following:
- the pyrF gene encoding orotidine-5'-phosphate decarboxylase yields MTSIKTIKSRAPKDYLVFALDVPTVSEAAEYVHLLKNHVGMFKVGLELFVRGGRRIIDTIHDAGGGAKIFLDLKLYDIPETVYRTMNAIAAMGVDFATVHCSGQKDMLAAAQEGADGQVGVLGVTVLTSMSADDVRDAGYGPEYIENISRLVMKRAAAAAEWGFAGIVCSPLEVSAMKERFGKGFVAVTPGIRPAKGLVSRDDQSRISTPGQAIRNGADYLVVGRPIREPDDSAAAAAAICKEIEEALK; encoded by the coding sequence ATGACCAGCATTAAAACCATAAAATCCAGAGCCCCCAAAGACTACCTGGTCTTTGCCCTGGATGTGCCAACGGTTTCCGAAGCCGCGGAATACGTTCACCTTTTAAAAAATCACGTGGGCATGTTCAAGGTGGGCCTGGAGCTGTTTGTCCGGGGCGGCCGCCGTATCATCGACACCATTCACGATGCCGGGGGCGGCGCAAAGATATTTCTGGACCTCAAGCTTTACGATATTCCGGAGACGGTCTACCGCACCATGAACGCCATTGCCGCCATGGGCGTGGATTTTGCCACGGTCCACTGCTCGGGCCAGAAAGACATGCTGGCCGCGGCTCAGGAGGGGGCGGACGGCCAGGTGGGAGTCCTGGGCGTCACTGTGCTGACCAGTATGTCCGCCGATGATGTGCGCGACGCCGGCTATGGGCCGGAGTATATTGAAAACATCTCCCGCTTGGTGATGAAGCGGGCTGCTGCCGCCGCTGAATGGGGATTTGCCGGCATCGTCTGCTCCCCGCTGGAGGTGTCGGCCATGAAGGAGCGGTTCGGCAAGGGTTTTGTCGCGGTCACGCCGGGCATTCGGCCGGCAAAAGGGCTGGTCTCCCGCGATGACCAGAGCCGCATCTCCACCCCGGGCCAGGCCATTCGCAACGGCGCCGACTACCTGGTGGTGGGCCGTCCCATCCGCGAACCCGACGACTCGGCCGCTGCCGCCGCCGCCATCTGCAAAGAGATTGAAGAGGCCCTGAAATAG
- a CDS encoding anaerobic ribonucleoside-triphosphate reductase activating protein encodes MRIGGLQKISAIDYPGRVGCVVFTVGCNYHCPYCHNPDLVRPKGPDFMSEADFFAFLSERTHFLDGVSITGGEPCLQPDLADFCAKIKEMGFLVKLDTNGSLPGVTAGLIKKHLVDYIAMDVKTAPERYEPLAGPGLSPDTLVQSIDLIKNSGLPCEFRTTCVRPFVDEAAVHRIADLVAGAPLYVLQHCGKERMLDPEFFDQDPVIGAEEMERFKNIAQNRVERCIIR; translated from the coding sequence ATGCGTATCGGCGGCCTTCAAAAAATTTCAGCCATTGATTATCCCGGCAGGGTGGGCTGCGTGGTGTTTACCGTGGGATGCAACTACCACTGTCCCTACTGCCACAACCCGGACCTGGTGCGGCCAAAAGGGCCGGACTTTATGTCCGAGGCCGATTTTTTCGCCTTTCTGTCCGAGCGTACCCATTTTTTAGACGGGGTCTCCATCACCGGCGGCGAGCCTTGCCTCCAGCCCGACCTGGCCGATTTCTGCGCGAAAATAAAGGAAATGGGCTTTCTGGTAAAGCTGGACACCAACGGCAGCCTGCCTGGCGTCACCGCCGGCCTGATTAAAAAGCACCTGGTGGACTATATCGCCATGGACGTCAAAACCGCGCCGGAGCGGTACGAGCCCCTGGCCGGGCCCGGGCTTTCGCCCGATACCCTTGTTCAAAGCATCGACCTGATCAAAAATTCCGGCCTGCCGTGCGAGTTTCGCACCACCTGTGTCCGGCCCTTTGTGGATGAGGCAGCGGTCCACCGCATCGCGGACCTGGTGGCCGGCGCCCCGCTGTATGTGTTGCAGCATTGCGGAAAAGAGCGTATGCTCGACCCCGAATTTTTTGATCAGGACCCGGTGATCGGCGCCGAAGAGATGGAGCGGTTTAAAAATATTGCCCAAAACCGTGTGGAACGGTGTATTATACGGTAA
- a CDS encoding B12-binding domain-containing radical SAM protein — protein MNVLLISANTETINMPVLPLGLSCIARAVRAAGHQAMVVNTLDKDRLIPEALQAIETFHPRVIGISVRNIDDQTMEPARFLLEPVRDLIAACKKQTSAPIVLGGAGYSIFPEAALSYLGADRGIRGPGEKPFVSLLAHLENNKSPAAIPGLYLPGRKPAAPLDPDCHINDYPMPLPEDQVFAPSETGDAPVWVPFQTRRGCPMDCSYCSTASIEGRTTRKRDLSRVIDTLAAYRQAGFSHLFFVDNTFNIPPSYAKALCDGIIEKNLNLSWRCIVYPWKIDNDLAEKMASAGCKEVSLGFESGSAQMLRAFNKKFTPDDVRAVSAALKQFNIKQTGFLLLGGPGETEQTIQESLAFVESLNLDATKITSGIRIYPETQLARQAVAQGIIAPDDTLLFPRFYMAPAVKDTIRAIVAPWLTKHPNWFS, from the coding sequence ATGAACGTCCTGCTTATCTCGGCCAACACCGAAACCATCAACATGCCGGTCCTGCCCCTGGGCCTCTCCTGCATTGCCCGGGCCGTGCGGGCCGCCGGCCACCAGGCCATGGTGGTCAACACCCTGGACAAAGACCGGCTGATACCGGAAGCCCTTCAGGCCATTGAAACGTTTCATCCCAGGGTGATCGGCATCTCGGTGCGCAACATCGACGACCAGACCATGGAGCCTGCCCGGTTTTTGCTGGAGCCGGTCAGGGACCTGATCGCCGCCTGCAAAAAGCAGACATCCGCCCCCATCGTGCTTGGCGGGGCAGGGTACAGCATCTTTCCCGAGGCGGCCCTTTCCTATCTTGGCGCGGACAGGGGCATTCGCGGCCCCGGAGAAAAGCCCTTTGTCTCCCTGCTGGCCCATCTTGAAAACAATAAAAGCCCGGCTGCCATCCCCGGCCTTTACCTGCCGGGCCGCAAACCCGCGGCTCCCCTGGACCCGGACTGTCACATCAACGATTATCCCATGCCCCTGCCCGAAGACCAGGTGTTCGCGCCCTCTGAAACCGGTGACGCGCCTGTGTGGGTTCCGTTTCAAACCCGGCGGGGCTGCCCCATGGATTGCAGCTACTGCTCCACCGCATCCATAGAGGGCAGGACCACCCGCAAGCGGGACCTTTCCCGGGTAATTGATACCCTGGCGGCCTACAGACAGGCCGGCTTTTCCCATCTCTTTTTTGTGGACAACACCTTCAACATTCCCCCTTCCTATGCAAAGGCCCTGTGCGACGGCATCATTGAAAAAAACCTGAACCTCTCCTGGCGCTGCATTGTCTATCCATGGAAGATTGACAATGACCTGGCCGAAAAAATGGCGAGTGCCGGATGCAAGGAGGTGAGCCTGGGGTTTGAAAGCGGGTCTGCTCAAATGCTGCGGGCCTTTAACAAAAAATTTACCCCTGACGATGTGCGGGCGGTTTCCGCCGCGTTAAAGCAGTTCAATATCAAGCAGACCGGGTTCCTGCTGCTGGGCGGCCCCGGCGAAACCGAACAGACCATCCAGGAAAGCCTGGCCTTTGTCGAATCCCTGAACCTGGATGCTACAAAAATTACCTCCGGCATTCGCATCTACCCGGAAACCCAACTGGCCCGCCAGGCCGTGGCCCAAGGGATCATCGCCCCGGATGACACCCTGCTGTTTCCCCGCTTCTACATGGCCCCCGCCGTAAAAGACACCATCCGCGCCATCGTTGCCCCCTGGCTTACAAAACACCCCAACTGGTTTTCGTAA
- a CDS encoding ribonucleoside triphosphate reductase, whose protein sequence is MFESIKKRDGRITTFDSKKITEAIAKSGKATGEFDGREAKKLTLRVLTLASQMKLGPVPEVEEIQDIVERVLLDSPFYKSAKSYILYREQHTQIRNIATKASVKLVENYIGKMDWKIKENSNMSYSLQGLNNYISSDVTAEYWLNRVYPPEVRDAHKSGDLHIHDLSLLSVYCVGWDLQDLLEKGFKGVTGKVESSPPKHFRSALGQVVNFFYTLQGEAAGAQAISNFDTLLAPFVRHDRLDYKGVKQALQEFVFNINIPTRVGFQTPFTNITMDLLVPTTLKDQPVIVGGKISETETYGMFQEEMDLINRAFANIMMEGDAKGRVFTFPIPTYNVTKDFDWDNPNLEPIWQMTAKYGIPYFSNFINSDMSPEDARSMCCRLRLDNRELAKRGGGLFGANPLTGSIGVVTINLPRIGYVSSTREEFFDTLARLVNLAKDSLIIKRKVLENFTENNLYPYSKFYLRGIKEKTGFFWKNHFSTVGIIGMNEACVNFMGEDIGSRTGRGFALEVMDFLRDRLSEIQEETGEIFNLEATPAEGTSFRLAMLDKQRFPNIICANETCASGKPVPFYTNSTQLPVNYTDDVFEALTLQDDLQTKYTGGTVFHIFLGEQVHDTAGAKALVRKVAENFHLPYFTLSPTFSVCPFHGYLNGEHETCASCGSETEIYSRVVGYLRPVSQWNDGKQVEFDMRKTFDSGVQQSMEMKSIPAYAERESASIVGPGTKAAVGAR, encoded by the coding sequence GTGTTCGAAAGCATCAAGAAACGGGATGGCAGAATCACCACCTTTGATTCCAAGAAGATCACGGAGGCCATTGCCAAGTCAGGCAAGGCCACCGGCGAATTCGACGGCCGGGAGGCAAAAAAGCTGACGCTGCGGGTGCTTACCCTGGCCAGCCAGATGAAGCTGGGACCGGTGCCTGAGGTGGAGGAGATTCAGGACATCGTGGAGCGGGTCCTGCTGGATTCACCTTTTTATAAGAGCGCCAAGAGCTACATCCTGTATCGCGAACAGCACACCCAGATCCGTAACATCGCCACCAAGGCCAGTGTCAAGCTGGTGGAAAACTATATCGGGAAGATGGACTGGAAAATAAAAGAGAACAGTAACATGAGCTATTCTCTCCAGGGCCTCAACAACTATATCTCTTCAGACGTTACCGCCGAGTACTGGCTCAACCGGGTCTATCCGCCCGAAGTGAGGGACGCCCATAAAAGCGGTGACCTCCATATTCACGACCTGAGCCTGCTGTCAGTCTACTGCGTGGGCTGGGACCTTCAGGACCTGCTGGAAAAGGGGTTCAAAGGGGTCACGGGCAAGGTGGAAAGCTCGCCGCCCAAGCACTTCCGGTCGGCCCTGGGCCAGGTCGTCAACTTTTTCTATACCCTTCAGGGCGAGGCTGCCGGTGCCCAGGCCATTTCCAACTTTGATACCCTGCTGGCCCCGTTCGTGCGCCACGACCGGCTGGACTACAAGGGCGTGAAACAGGCCCTTCAGGAATTCGTGTTCAATATCAATATCCCCACCCGGGTGGGCTTTCAGACCCCGTTCACCAACATCACCATGGACCTGCTGGTGCCGACGACACTGAAGGATCAGCCGGTCATCGTGGGGGGAAAGATCAGCGAAACCGAAACCTACGGCATGTTCCAGGAGGAGATGGACCTGATCAACCGTGCCTTTGCCAACATCATGATGGAGGGCGACGCCAAGGGCCGGGTCTTCACCTTTCCCATTCCCACCTATAACGTGACCAAGGATTTTGACTGGGACAACCCCAACCTGGAACCCATCTGGCAGATGACCGCCAAGTATGGCATTCCCTATTTTTCCAACTTCATCAATTCCGACATGTCACCCGAGGACGCCCGGTCCATGTGCTGCCGCCTGCGGCTGGACAACCGGGAGCTGGCCAAGCGGGGCGGCGGTCTGTTCGGCGCCAATCCCCTCACCGGTTCCATCGGCGTGGTCACCATCAACCTGCCCCGTATCGGCTATGTGTCCAGCACCCGGGAGGAGTTCTTCGACACCCTGGCCCGCCTGGTGAACCTGGCCAAGGACAGCCTGATCATCAAACGCAAGGTGCTGGAGAACTTTACCGAGAACAACCTGTATCCCTACTCCAAGTTTTACCTGCGGGGTATAAAGGAGAAAACCGGCTTTTTCTGGAAGAACCATTTTTCCACGGTGGGTATCATCGGCATGAACGAGGCGTGTGTCAATTTTATGGGTGAAGATATCGGCAGCCGCACCGGCCGGGGATTTGCCCTGGAGGTGATGGATTTTTTAAGGGACCGGCTTTCCGAAATTCAGGAAGAGACCGGTGAAATCTTCAACCTGGAAGCCACTCCGGCCGAAGGCACCTCTTTCCGGCTGGCCATGCTGGACAAACAGCGGTTCCCCAACATTATCTGCGCAAACGAGACCTGCGCTTCCGGCAAGCCGGTACCTTTTTACACCAACTCCACCCAGCTGCCGGTCAACTACACCGACGACGTGTTCGAGGCCCTGACCCTTCAGGACGACCTTCAGACCAAGTACACCGGCGGAACGGTTTTTCACATCTTCCTGGGCGAACAGGTTCACGACACTGCCGGCGCCAAGGCCTTGGTGCGCAAGGTGGCCGAAAACTTCCACCTGCCCTATTTTACCCTGTCGCCCACCTTCAGCGTGTGTCCGTTCCACGGCTACCTGAACGGTGAACACGAAACCTGTGCCAGCTGCGGCAGCGAAACCGAAATCTACTCCCGGGTGGTGGGCTACCTGCGGCCGGTATCCCAGTGGAATGACGGCAAGCAGGTGGAGTTTGACATGCGCAAGACCTTTGACTCCGGCGTACAGCAGAGCATGGAGATGAAGAGCATTCCCGCCTATGCCGAGCGGGAAAGTGCCAGCATCGTCGGCCCGGGAACAAAGGCGGCGGTGGGCGCCCGTTAA
- the polA gene encoding DNA polymerase I, whose amino-acid sequence MPDNRVIYLIDGTAYIHRGYHAVRNLSNSKGLPTNAAFSFTRMLMKLMKEKESEYAVVFFDAKGPTFRHEIDREYKANRPPMAEDMAVQIPYIRKIVEGFNLPIVEQQGYEADDMIGTLAVKAEKEGFDTVIVSGDKDFAQMVTDHVTIWDPMKEIVIDRAAVEKKFGIQPAQVIDAMALSGDTSDNIKGVPGIGEKTALALIQEFGSLDNLYDRVETITKKKQKENLLAHRDDAYLARKLVTIDTNAPVAWDLEAFTVKAPDNAALSALFGELEFTGLQKEFPQQTDLSGKRYTGVMTQQELESLAGRLEKASCFAFDTETTALDPMKARLVGISLALEPDEAFYIPVGHAYEGAPVQLDRDAVLRILAPAFENTKITKIGQNVKYDWTVLSRCGFKIDGPVFDTMIAAYLLNPTRRSYGLDRLAADYLNHRMISYQDVTGTGKNAKCFSAVPLEEAIPYAAEDADITFSLHRLLEKELKQGGLFELLETIEMPLVPVLMHMEMAGVAVDREALAALSKELEGQLEKLEGEIYGLAGETFNINSPQQLGVILFEKLGLPTQKKTKKKTGYSTDADVLTTLADHHELPALLLRHRTLAKLKSTYADALAELILPETGRIHTSFNQTATATGRLSSTDPNLQNIPIRTEEGRQIRKAFVPRPGWTFVSADYSQVELRILAHYSQDPILIEAFENDEDIHTRTASEVFQLFPEMITEDVRRQAKAINFGIVYGISPFGLARDLGISQKMAKNYMDSYFSRYSRVKEFMDKAIADARETGQTRTMFGRIRYLPDIDSPNRTLQGYAERAAINTPIQGTAADIMKLAMIATEKALAKEKLVSVMLLSVHDEIVLECPPDEVKTVSALVADIMENVCDLAVRLKVNVAQGSNWADAH is encoded by the coding sequence ATGCCGGACAACCGCGTGATCTATCTGATCGACGGCACCGCCTATATTCACCGGGGCTATCATGCCGTGCGAAACCTTTCCAACTCCAAAGGGCTGCCCACCAACGCGGCTTTTTCCTTCACCCGCATGCTGATGAAGCTGATGAAGGAAAAAGAATCCGAGTATGCCGTGGTCTTTTTTGACGCCAAAGGCCCCACCTTCCGGCACGAGATCGACAGGGAATACAAGGCCAACCGCCCCCCCATGGCCGAGGACATGGCCGTGCAGATTCCCTATATCAGGAAGATCGTGGAAGGGTTTAACCTGCCAATTGTAGAGCAGCAGGGGTACGAGGCCGATGACATGATCGGCACCCTGGCGGTAAAGGCCGAAAAAGAGGGCTTTGACACGGTGATTGTTTCCGGGGACAAGGATTTTGCCCAGATGGTCACCGACCATGTCACCATCTGGGACCCCATGAAGGAGATTGTCATCGACCGGGCCGCGGTGGAAAAAAAGTTCGGCATCCAGCCGGCCCAGGTGATCGACGCCATGGCCCTGTCCGGCGACACGTCGGACAACATTAAAGGCGTTCCGGGCATCGGCGAAAAAACGGCCCTGGCCCTGATTCAGGAGTTCGGCTCCCTGGACAACCTTTACGACCGGGTGGAGACCATCACCAAAAAGAAGCAGAAAGAAAACCTGCTGGCCCACCGGGACGACGCCTATCTTGCCAGAAAACTGGTCACCATCGACACCAACGCGCCTGTGGCATGGGACCTTGAGGCCTTTACGGTCAAGGCGCCGGACAACGCGGCCCTTTCCGCCCTTTTTGGCGAGCTGGAGTTTACAGGCCTGCAAAAGGAGTTTCCACAGCAGACCGACCTGTCGGGCAAGCGCTATACCGGCGTGATGACCCAACAGGAGCTGGAATCCCTGGCCGGCCGGCTGGAAAAAGCCTCCTGTTTTGCCTTTGACACCGAGACCACGGCCCTTGATCCCATGAAGGCCCGGCTGGTGGGCATATCCCTGGCTCTGGAACCGGACGAGGCCTTTTACATTCCCGTGGGCCACGCATACGAAGGCGCGCCCGTGCAGTTGGACCGGGACGCGGTGCTTCGAATCCTTGCCCCGGCTTTTGAAAACACAAAGATCACCAAGATCGGCCAGAACGTCAAGTATGACTGGACCGTGCTCTCCCGCTGTGGTTTTAAAATAGACGGCCCGGTATTTGACACCATGATCGCCGCCTACCTGCTCAACCCCACCCGTCGCAGTTACGGCCTGGACCGGCTGGCCGCCGATTATCTCAACCATCGCATGATCTCTTACCAGGATGTCACCGGCACCGGCAAAAACGCCAAATGCTTTTCAGCGGTGCCGCTGGAGGAGGCCATCCCCTACGCCGCCGAGGACGCGGACATCACCTTCAGCCTGCACCGGCTGCTGGAAAAGGAGTTGAAACAGGGCGGCCTTTTCGAGCTGCTTGAAACCATTGAGATGCCCCTGGTGCCGGTGCTGATGCACATGGAGATGGCCGGCGTGGCCGTGGACCGGGAGGCCCTGGCCGCCCTTTCCAAAGAACTGGAGGGGCAACTGGAAAAGCTGGAGGGTGAGATCTACGGCCTGGCCGGGGAGACCTTCAACATCAACTCGCCCCAGCAGCTGGGCGTGATCCTGTTTGAAAAACTGGGGCTTCCCACCCAGAAGAAAACCAAGAAAAAGACCGGCTACTCCACCGACGCGGACGTGCTGACCACCCTGGCGGACCACCACGAGCTGCCGGCCCTGCTGCTGCGCCATCGCACCCTGGCCAAGCTCAAGTCCACCTATGCCGACGCCCTGGCCGAACTGATTCTCCCGGAGACCGGCCGGATTCACACCTCTTTTAACCAGACCGCCACAGCCACGGGCCGCCTCAGCAGCACCGACCCCAACCTTCAGAACATTCCCATTCGCACCGAGGAGGGCCGCCAGATTCGCAAGGCCTTTGTGCCCCGGCCCGGCTGGACCTTTGTGTCGGCCGACTACTCCCAGGTGGAGCTGCGCATCCTGGCCCATTACTCCCAGGACCCCATTCTGATCGAGGCCTTTGAAAACGACGAGGATATTCACACCCGCACCGCCAGCGAGGTGTTTCAGCTTTTTCCCGAAATGATCACCGAGGACGTGCGGCGCCAGGCCAAGGCCATCAACTTCGGCATTGTTTACGGCATCAGCCCTTTTGGCCTGGCCCGGGACCTGGGCATCAGCCAGAAGATGGCGAAAAATTACATGGACAGCTATTTTTCCCGCTACAGTCGGGTAAAAGAGTTCATGGACAAAGCCATTGCCGATGCGCGCGAAACCGGCCAGACCCGCACGATGTTCGGCCGCATCCGGTATCTGCCCGACATCGACAGCCCCAACCGCACCCTGCAGGGCTATGCCGAGCGGGCCGCCATCAACACCCCCATTCAGGGCACGGCCGCGGACATCATGAAGCTGGCCATGATTGCAACGGAAAAGGCCCTGGCAAAAGAAAAACTTGTTTCGGTCATGCTGCTCTCCGTGCACGATGAAATCGTGCTGGAGTGCCCGCCGGACGAGGTGAAAACCGTCAGCGCCCTGGTGGCCGACATCATGGAGAATGTCTGCGACCTGGCCGTGCGGCTTAAGGTGAATGTGGCGCAGGGTAGCAACTGGGCCGACGCCCATTGA
- a CDS encoding RtcB family protein: MELRQIDDYRWEIPQTGAMRVPGIIYADAAMMAALQKEEACRQVANVATLPGIVKASLAMPDIHWGYGFPIGGVAAFDMDEGVISPGGVGYDINCGVRLAVTKLFADEVGPRIADLADALYAGVPCGVGSTGGIRLTVAEEKKAISQGASWAVKRGLGDADDIDRTEDCGHMAEADPEAVSDNALERGRRQLGTLGSGNHFIEVGEVVEVFDPAVAARFGLAEGRITLMLHSGSRGLGHQVCDDYLAVMAKEARKSNIELVDRQLACAPVNASAGRRYFSALACAANFAWINRQVMLHLCREVFMRVFAKGPADLGMRMVYDVCHNIAKKERHEVDGRVRDLCVHRKGATRAFAPGHPDLCAAYRDVGQPVLVPGDMATGSYVLAGCDGAMAETFGSACHGAGRVLSRTAAKKAARGRELFSEMAGRGVALRCQGRTTAAEEMPEAYKDVNSVVEVVHRAGIAKKVAKIRPLAVVKG; the protein is encoded by the coding sequence ATGGAATTAAGACAGATCGATGACTATCGCTGGGAAATTCCGCAAACCGGCGCCATGCGGGTGCCGGGTATCATCTATGCCGATGCGGCCATGATGGCGGCCCTTCAAAAGGAGGAGGCCTGCCGCCAGGTGGCCAACGTCGCCACCCTGCCGGGCATTGTAAAGGCCTCCCTGGCCATGCCCGACATTCACTGGGGCTACGGCTTTCCCATCGGCGGGGTGGCAGCCTTTGACATGGACGAGGGCGTCATCTCTCCCGGCGGCGTGGGCTACGACATCAACTGCGGGGTGCGGCTGGCCGTCACAAAACTTTTTGCCGACGAGGTCGGCCCCCGGATTGCCGACCTGGCCGACGCCCTTTACGCCGGTGTTCCCTGCGGCGTGGGCTCCACCGGCGGCATTCGGCTGACCGTGGCAGAGGAGAAAAAGGCCATTTCCCAGGGCGCGTCCTGGGCCGTCAAGCGGGGTCTTGGGGATGCCGACGACATCGACCGCACCGAGGACTGCGGCCACATGGCCGAAGCGGATCCGGAAGCGGTCAGCGACAACGCCCTGGAACGGGGCCGGCGCCAGCTGGGCACCCTGGGGTCGGGCAACCATTTTATAGAGGTGGGCGAGGTGGTCGAGGTGTTTGATCCGGCGGTGGCGGCCCGGTTCGGCCTGGCCGAGGGACGGATCACCCTGATGCTGCACTCCGGCTCCCGGGGGCTGGGTCACCAGGTGTGCGATGACTACCTGGCGGTGATGGCAAAGGAGGCCCGCAAATCCAACATCGAACTGGTCGACCGCCAGCTGGCCTGCGCCCCCGTCAACGCTTCGGCCGGCCGACGCTATTTTTCGGCTCTGGCCTGCGCCGCCAACTTTGCCTGGATCAACCGCCAGGTGATGCTTCACCTCTGCCGGGAGGTGTTCATGCGGGTGTTTGCAAAGGGACCGGCAGATCTTGGCATGCGCATGGTGTATGACGTGTGCCACAATATCGCCAAAAAGGAGCGCCACGAGGTGGATGGCCGCGTGCGGGACCTGTGTGTCCATCGCAAGGGTGCCACCCGCGCTTTTGCCCCCGGCCATCCCGACCTGTGTGCGGCCTATCGCGACGTGGGCCAGCCCGTGCTGGTACCCGGCGACATGGCCACCGGCTCTTACGTGCTGGCCGGATGCGACGGCGCCATGGCCGAAACCTTTGGGTCGGCCTGCCATGGCGCGGGCCGGGTGCTCAGCCGCACCGCCGCCAAAAAGGCGGCAAGGGGAAGGGAGTTGTTCTCCGAAATGGCCGGCCGGGGCGTTGCCCTGCGGTGCCAGGGCCGCACCACCGCCGCCGAGGAGATGCCCGAGGCCTACAAGGATGTCAACAGCGTGGTGGAGGTGGTCCACCGGGCGGGGATCGCAAAAAAGGTTGCAAAAATAAGACCTTTAGCGGTTGTCAAAGGATGA